A portion of the Rhinolophus sinicus isolate RSC01 linkage group LG03, ASM3656204v1, whole genome shotgun sequence genome contains these proteins:
- the LOC109438995 gene encoding olfactory receptor 11G2: MKIPNNSSTITGFILLGFPGSRERQVLLFVLFSVVYLLTLVGNGTIICAVRWDQRLHTPMYILLANFSFLEICYVTSTVPNMLANLLSDTKVISFSGCFLQFYFFFSLGSTECFFLAIMAFDRHLAICRPLHYPTLMTGHLCTNLIVSCWVLGFLWFLIPIIDISQMSFCGSRIIDHFLCDPGPLLALTCSRALVIELTSSTLSSLVLFIPFLFIMVSYALVLRAVLRVPSAAGRRKAFSTCGSHLAVVSLFYGSVMVMYVSPTSEHKAGMQKIVTLFYSVVTPLINPIIYSLRNKDMKHAVKKLLGT, from the coding sequence ATGAAAATTCCCAACAACTCCAGCACCATCACTGGCTTCATCCTCCTGGGCTTCCCTGGCTCCAGGGAGAGGCAGGTCCTCCTCTTTGTGCTCTTCTCTGTTGTCTACCTCCTGACCCTCGTGGGCAATGGTACCATCATCTGTGCTGTGCGCTGGGATCAGAGACTCCACACCCCCATGTACATCCTGCTCGCCAACTTCTCCTTCCTGGAGATCTGCTATGTCACCTCCACTGTTCCCAACATGTTGGCCAACTTGCTCTCTGATACCAAGGTCATCTCCTTCTCTGGGTGCTTTCTCCAGTTCTACTTCTTCTTCTCCTTGGGTTCCACAGAATGCTTTTTCTTGGCTATTATGGCATTTGATCGACACCTTGCCATCTGCCGGCCTCTACATTACCCCACTCTTATGACTGGACATCTCTGCACCAATCTCATAGTCAGCTGCTGGGTACTTGGTTTCCTCTGGTTCTTAATTCCTATCATTGATATTTCCCAAATGTCCTTCTGTGGCTCCAGGATTATTGACCACTTCCTGTGTGACCCCGGTCCTCTGTTAGCCCTCACCTGTTCCAGAGCCCTTGTAATAGAGCTAACTAGCTCCACCTTAAGTTCTCTGGTGTTAtttattccctttcttttcatcatgGTGTCCTATGCTCTGGTTCTACGAGCTGTGCTGAGGGTCCCTTCAGCAGCTGGCCGAAGAAAGGCTTTCTCCACCTGTGGGTCCCATCTGGCTGTGGTTTCTCTTTTCTATGGCTCAGTGATGGTCATGTATGTGAGTCCAACATCAGAGCATAAAGCTGGAATGCAGAAGATTGtgactttgttttattctgtaGTTACTCCACTCATTAACCCTATAATATATAGTCTTAGGAATAAAGATATGAAACATGCTGTAAAGAAATTATTGGGAACATAA